A region of the Leptospira venezuelensis genome:
GAGCTGCCCTTTCCGTTTCGATCCTATCTTCGTCCGAATAAACCAATTGGTATTGGTTTCCATACATTTTACGATAGGCATCTTGTTCGAATTCTATTGTATGAAGTCTTTCTGCCGGGCTTACAGTTCCTTCCGGACTATGCCTTTTCCCTTTTTTCATAACTACAATTAAGGCAACCAGAGTAAGAATTAGTAGGAAAGTAAAGCTTGGTAAAAAGATAGAAGGATGTAATAAGAAAACTGCGAGCCTTGTTCGGAAAGGCAGGTCGTAGGAAAAACTGAGCCGTCTGGAATTTTTAGTTTCGAGTTCTACTTCGATATTTCCATTTCCTTGGAACTGCCACTCATCTTGAAAAGGTGATTCGTAAACCAAGGACCAAGGTTCTTTTCTGAAATAGTCCAAATCTCCAAAAACTTGGGTCCTAAAATCTGGGCTATTCAATGAATAGAATGTTCCACCATATCTTTTTGCTAAAAACTTTGCGCCATTAGAAGGAAAAGACAAAATTTGGATTGGGATATTCGGAGTGTATTCTCCGTTCTGTGCCTCATTAGAAGGAATCAAATCTTGGTCATAAAATATGGTCAGAATATAATCTGTTTCTTTCAAACGAGGAGAGATCTTTTGAAAAACATAGTCCAGGTTTGCAGAAGTATTTCTGTTGGATTTTCCACCTGGGACCTTCGCTTCTTTTAAAGCATCCGTTTTACTCAGGTCATCTTTTGAGAAGAATACATCATCCGTAAAAAATACAAAACTAAATCTGTCAGCGGAATCTGATTTTTCTACAATCGTCTTTAAGATCTCTGTGGCTTGCACATTATGATCGAATGAGTTCGTCATCTGAGTGATCAGATAA
Encoded here:
- a CDS encoding FHA domain-containing protein — protein: MKIPLKLQNLMIRTVFLNLLIIAASVYPSFVGAESIHLEEYDISKYPKLELKLRAGKGVPLDQEILTVSERKENRSRRVGPLKIHRSEGTRPVHIYLITQMTNSFDHNVQATEILKTIVEKSDSADRFSFVFFTDDVFFSKDDLSKTDALKEAKVPGGKSNRNTSANLDYVFQKISPRLKETDYILTIFYDQDLIPSNEAQNGEYTPNIPIQILSFPSNGAKFLAKRYGGTFYSLNSPDFRTQVFGDLDYFRKEPWSLVYESPFQDEWQFQGNGNIEVELETKNSRRLSFSYDLPFRTRLAVFLLHPSIFLPSFTFLLILTLVALIVVMKKGKRHSPEGTVSPAERLHTIEFEQDAYRKMYGNQYQLVYSDEDRIETERAAPVALKEFEQGESYEKATLVFKEGRNPGKQYSLARAETNIGNSDLCDLVLYEQSVSKNHARIRKVRNRYILYDLVSEAGTFLNGRKILRPRILYDFDEIGIGKALLVFRGK